One genomic region from Phragmites australis chromosome 1, lpPhrAust1.1, whole genome shotgun sequence encodes:
- the LOC133919774 gene encoding uncharacterized protein LOC133919774, whose protein sequence is MQRRPAIEIAATILLLLHVLLFSPAAMSAALAPSVADDLGPDVYIVFVSRADYVDSVDYDLRLLASVVGSTAEAKGALLYHYSGLGFAARLAFKHADQLSKKEGIAVFKDKTYHVEEDGHLPRFFEENV, encoded by the exons ATGCAGCGCAGGCCGGCCATTGAGATCGCTGCCACCATTCTGCTCCTGCTTCATGTACTCCTGTTCTCACCGGCCGCCATGTCCGCCGCCTTGGCTCCGTCTGTAGCCGATGATCTCGGCCCGGACGTCTACATTGTCTTCGTTAGCCGTGCTGACTACGTCGACTCCGTGGACTACGACCTCCGCCTGCTCGCTTCCGTCGTCGGAAG CACAGCGGAAGCCAAGGGGGCGCTGCTCTACCACTATAGCGGCCTCGGTTTCGCGGCGCGGCTCGCATTCAAACACGCTGATCAATTGTCAA AGAAGGAGGGCATTGCTGTCTTCAAGGACAAGACGTACCATGTCGAGGAAGATGGTCACTTGCCTCGTTTCTTCGAAGAGAATGTCTGA